In the Kitasatospora terrestris genome, one interval contains:
- the adhE gene encoding bifunctional acetaldehyde-CoA/alcohol dehydrogenase: MATEQAASAETAVDALVQNGLKALQEYHGFTQEKVDHIVRKASLAALAAHTRLARLAVEETGRGVFEDKAVKNVFACEHVTHSMARMRTVGVVRRDEIDGIVEIAEPVGVVAGVTPVTNPTSTTVFKALIALKTRNPIVFGFHPAAQRCSVEAARIVRDAAIAAGAPAHCVQWIDRPSMEATGALMNHPGVATILATGGNAMVRAAYSCGKPALGVGAGNVPAYIEKSADLRRAVNDVVLSKSFDHGMVCASEQAVILDQEIYEPALAEFRKLKAYLASPAEKAMLERYVFGVGEERNCAGAELNAAVVGQSPVRIAEAAGFEVPADTSIILAEVGSVGEDEPLTREKLCPVLAVLKAESRSGGLRLATRMVEFHGLGHSAAVHTEDAAFAEEFGHAVKACRVIWNAPSSQGGIGDVYNAFMPSLTLGCGSYGHNSVSGNVSALNLLNIKRIGRRNTNMQWFKVPPKIFFERNSIKYLADMRGVRKVVVVTDRTMVEIGHLERVRSMLLRRAEPVETRVIDFVEPNPSIETVEKGAELMRDFRPDTIIALGGGSPMDAAKVMWLMYEHPEVEFADLKEKFFDIRKRAFAFPDLGEKAKLVCIPTTSGTGSEVTPFAVITDTGSGQKYPLADYALTPSVAIVDPALTTDLPKTVTADSGFDALTHCIETYVSVYANDFTDGLALQGIRLVFENLERAVAEGPDNPVAREKMHNAGTIAGMAFGSAFLGVVHAMAHTLGATFHVAHGRTNALLLPHVIRYNGAAPTKVTSWPKYRTYVAPERFQQIARMLGLPADSPEQGVESLARAVEELRDRVGIPRSFKEAGVDEAAFLAALPQQAMNAYEDQCAPANPRMPMLDDMQQLMRQAYYGDQAA; encoded by the coding sequence ATGGCAACCGAGCAAGCCGCGTCCGCCGAAACCGCCGTCGACGCCCTGGTGCAGAACGGGCTGAAGGCGCTGCAGGAGTACCACGGGTTCACCCAGGAGAAGGTCGACCACATCGTCAGGAAGGCGTCGCTGGCGGCACTGGCCGCGCACACCCGGCTGGCGCGGCTCGCGGTGGAGGAGACCGGCCGGGGCGTGTTCGAGGACAAGGCGGTGAAGAACGTCTTCGCCTGCGAGCACGTGACCCACTCGATGGCGCGGATGCGGACGGTCGGCGTGGTCCGCCGGGACGAGATCGACGGGATCGTGGAGATCGCCGAGCCGGTCGGCGTGGTCGCGGGGGTCACCCCGGTCACCAACCCCACCTCGACCACCGTCTTCAAGGCGCTGATCGCGCTGAAGACCCGCAACCCGATCGTCTTCGGCTTCCATCCGGCCGCGCAGCGCTGCTCCGTCGAGGCGGCCCGGATCGTCCGGGACGCGGCGATCGCGGCGGGCGCGCCGGCGCACTGCGTGCAGTGGATCGACCGGCCGTCGATGGAGGCGACCGGCGCGCTGATGAACCACCCGGGGGTGGCGACGATCCTGGCGACCGGCGGCAACGCGATGGTGCGGGCGGCGTACAGCTGCGGGAAGCCGGCGCTGGGGGTGGGGGCGGGCAACGTCCCGGCGTACATCGAGAAGAGCGCCGACCTGCGGCGGGCGGTCAACGACGTGGTGCTCTCCAAGTCCTTCGACCACGGCATGGTCTGCGCCTCCGAGCAGGCGGTGATCCTGGACCAGGAGATCTACGAGCCCGCTCTCGCCGAGTTCCGGAAGCTGAAGGCGTACCTGGCCTCGCCCGCCGAGAAGGCGATGCTGGAGCGGTACGTCTTCGGGGTCGGCGAGGAGCGCAACTGCGCGGGGGCGGAGCTGAACGCGGCCGTGGTCGGGCAGTCGCCGGTGCGGATCGCCGAGGCGGCGGGCTTCGAGGTCCCGGCGGACACCTCGATCATCCTGGCCGAGGTCGGGTCCGTCGGTGAGGACGAGCCGCTCACCCGGGAGAAGCTCTGCCCGGTGCTGGCCGTGCTGAAGGCGGAGAGCCGGTCCGGGGGGTTGCGGCTGGCGACGCGGATGGTGGAGTTCCACGGCCTGGGCCACTCGGCCGCCGTGCACACCGAGGACGCGGCGTTCGCCGAGGAGTTCGGGCACGCGGTGAAGGCGTGCCGGGTGATCTGGAACGCGCCGAGCTCGCAGGGCGGCATCGGCGACGTCTACAACGCCTTCATGCCCTCGCTCACGCTGGGCTGCGGCAGCTACGGCCACAACTCGGTGTCGGGCAACGTGTCGGCGCTGAACCTGCTCAACATCAAGCGGATCGGGCGGCGCAACACCAACATGCAGTGGTTCAAGGTCCCGCCGAAGATCTTCTTCGAGCGCAACTCGATCAAGTACCTGGCGGACATGCGCGGTGTCCGGAAGGTCGTGGTCGTGACCGACCGGACGATGGTGGAGATCGGCCACCTGGAGCGGGTCCGCTCGATGCTGCTGCGGCGCGCCGAGCCGGTGGAGACCCGGGTGATCGACTTCGTGGAGCCCAACCCGTCGATCGAGACGGTGGAGAAGGGCGCGGAGCTGATGCGCGACTTCCGGCCGGACACCATCATCGCGCTGGGCGGCGGTTCGCCGATGGACGCCGCCAAGGTGATGTGGCTGATGTACGAACACCCGGAGGTGGAGTTCGCGGACCTGAAGGAGAAGTTCTTCGACATCCGCAAGCGCGCCTTCGCCTTCCCGGACCTGGGCGAGAAGGCCAAGCTGGTGTGCATCCCGACCACTTCGGGGACCGGCAGCGAGGTCACCCCGTTCGCGGTGATCACGGACACCGGGAGCGGCCAGAAGTACCCGCTGGCGGACTACGCGCTCACCCCGTCCGTCGCCATCGTCGACCCGGCGCTGACCACCGACCTGCCGAAGACGGTGACCGCGGACTCCGGCTTCGACGCGCTGACCCACTGCATCGAGACCTACGTGTCGGTCTACGCCAACGACTTCACCGACGGGCTGGCGCTCCAGGGAATCCGGCTGGTCTTCGAGAACCTGGAGCGGGCCGTGGCCGAGGGCCCCGACAACCCGGTGGCGCGGGAGAAGATGCACAACGCCGGCACCATCGCGGGCATGGCGTTCGGCTCGGCGTTCCTGGGCGTGGTGCACGCGATGGCGCACACCCTGGGCGCGACCTTCCACGTGGCGCACGGGCGCACCAACGCGCTGCTGCTGCCGCACGTGATCCGGTACAACGGCGCGGCGCCGACCAAGGTGACCAGTTGGCCGAAGTACCGGACGTACGTGGCACCGGAGCGCTTCCAGCAGATCGCCCGGATGCTCGGTCTGCCGGCCGACAGCCCGGAGCAGGGCGTGGAGTCGCTGGCCCGGGCGGTGGAGGAGCTGCGCGACCGGGTGGGGATCCCGCGCTCCTTCAAGGAGGCGGGCGTGGACGAGGCGGCGTTCCTGGCGGCACTGC